One Actinomadura viridis genomic region harbors:
- a CDS encoding ankyrin repeat domain-containing protein has product MNLDQLFDEGELSAHLTRRPDEVGFALQQAAQQERLPVLECVLKHRPSQFHLKAALCYAARRDSVAMVRALLAAGASPGACETYVFPLWAAAGSGSVESLRLLLDAGADPNTCQEDRDAPGGLQLPLLAAISCASVEAVTVLLDAGADIDVITPRVLRPLEIAESLADPEIVRLLRERGARRVTPEELEIGQAAERGFVARVRELSPSASAEERGLALISAVQKRQAGTAVEILGHGGIEPDRLRYAVAQSIVFDVPEVLPPLLSAGPDIDSCDTPYRKPPIVLAAERGRIWAVRALMDAGADLRAHGEWDAENALAKARSGGYTEIVRMLRDAGATARTAAAIERSTRRKLADQARHAWTPRLSTAAAPGDLSCFGGLPSLRDGEEWPCCNCCRAPLTFVVQVDLGRTPKAAREIFGDGLLQLFHCMTCMPGTVTDTRQVRIIDPAGTAVLEAAPYTAEILPARPVIGWGRAVKDHPYRDGDPSVLLPEERDAVFRLNRQGDKLGGWPNWIQDADYPSCPRGEPHLMTQLVLQICSGQGVAHTWGDNGLGFVVRCPEHRRVGFVWQTA; this is encoded by the coding sequence GTGAATCTTGATCAACTTTTCGATGAGGGTGAGCTGTCGGCGCACCTGACACGGCGACCGGACGAGGTGGGCTTCGCCCTGCAGCAGGCGGCCCAGCAGGAGCGTCTCCCGGTGCTCGAATGCGTTCTGAAGCACCGGCCGTCGCAGTTCCATCTCAAAGCGGCGCTTTGCTATGCCGCCAGGCGGGATTCCGTGGCCATGGTCAGGGCGCTGCTCGCGGCCGGTGCCTCGCCCGGTGCGTGTGAAACCTACGTTTTCCCGCTGTGGGCGGCGGCCGGGTCCGGGAGCGTCGAATCCCTGCGTCTGCTACTCGACGCGGGTGCCGACCCGAACACTTGTCAGGAGGACAGAGATGCACCGGGCGGCCTCCAACTCCCCCTTCTCGCGGCGATCTCTTGCGCGTCCGTCGAGGCCGTCACGGTGCTGCTCGACGCGGGCGCCGACATCGACGTGATCACACCGCGGGTGCTACGTCCCCTTGAGATCGCCGAGAGCCTCGCGGATCCCGAGATCGTCCGGCTGCTGCGCGAGCGCGGTGCGCGGCGGGTCACACCGGAGGAACTGGAGATCGGACAGGCGGCTGAGCGAGGTTTCGTCGCGCGGGTACGGGAGTTGTCGCCGTCGGCGAGTGCCGAGGAGCGCGGGCTGGCCCTGATCTCCGCCGTGCAGAAGCGGCAGGCCGGGACCGCGGTGGAGATCCTCGGGCATGGCGGGATCGAGCCTGACCGGTTGCGGTACGCCGTGGCGCAGAGCATCGTCTTCGACGTCCCCGAGGTCCTGCCGCCGCTGCTGTCGGCGGGGCCCGACATCGATTCTTGCGACACCCCTTACAGGAAGCCTCCGATCGTCCTGGCCGCCGAACGCGGGCGTATCTGGGCGGTACGGGCGCTGATGGACGCCGGAGCCGACCTCCGGGCGCATGGAGAGTGGGACGCCGAGAACGCGCTGGCCAAAGCCCGCTCGGGTGGCTACACGGAGATCGTGAGGATGCTGCGGGACGCGGGAGCGACCGCGCGAACCGCCGCCGCGATCGAACGGTCGACCAGACGGAAGCTCGCCGACCAGGCGCGACACGCCTGGACACCCCGTCTGAGCACGGCGGCCGCACCCGGCGACCTGTCATGTTTCGGCGGGCTGCCTTCGCTGCGCGACGGCGAGGAATGGCCGTGCTGCAACTGCTGCCGAGCCCCGTTGACCTTCGTCGTCCAGGTCGACCTGGGACGCACGCCGAAGGCCGCACGTGAGATCTTCGGCGACGGCCTGCTGCAGTTGTTCCACTGCATGACCTGCATGCCCGGCACCGTCACCGACACCCGGCAGGTGCGGATCATCGACCCGGCGGGGACGGCGGTCCTGGAGGCGGCTCCGTACACGGCCGAGATACTCCCCGCCCGGCCGGTCATCGGCTGGGGGCGCGCGGTCAAGGATCATCCGTACCGCGACGGCGACCCGTCCGTTCTCCTTCCCGAGGAGCGAGACGCGGTGTTCCGGCTCAACCGGCAGGGCGACAAGCTCGGCGGGTGGCCGAACTGGATCCAGGACGCCGACTACCCGTCCTGCCCCCGAGGAGAACCGCACTTGATGACACAGCTGGTGCTGCAGATCTGCTCTGGCCAGGGCGTCGCTCACACATGGGGCGACAACGGCTTGGGCTTCGTGGTGCGATGCCCGGAGCACCGTCGAGTCGGTTTCGTCTGGCAGACGGCGTGA
- a CDS encoding CDP-alcohol phosphatidyltransferase family protein has protein sequence MANFTLADVRQRTYKARDAWWTVLLVDPLAARMVRFTANRTNVTPNQLTVGALILGLGAGACFAVATWPYLLLGALLYHLSFTLDCMDGKIARLKGTGSVFGAWLDYIFDRVRVLACAIALMGGQYAATGNVAYVWTAVAVVFLDMLRYMDALEIYKVRSQMRNKLNALRTEAHDLELAVRQASGTAAGGAGVTEDLRTAEGALRPDPEADMEDQVVGDHPNIALQAEFNKRFPWYARIRNALKRGRIRPHLISGIEFQMGVFIVAPVAAAAIKGAIIPVTVLSAAGMLAFELVIIYKFWLSSRDYSRSVVKLETRISGYREQLPAELREAAVGGH, from the coding sequence ATGGCGAATTTCACGCTCGCGGACGTTCGGCAACGGACGTACAAAGCGCGTGACGCATGGTGGACGGTCTTGCTGGTCGATCCGCTCGCCGCCCGTATGGTCCGTTTCACGGCCAACCGGACGAACGTGACGCCCAACCAGCTCACCGTCGGGGCCCTGATCCTCGGTCTCGGCGCGGGCGCCTGTTTCGCCGTGGCGACCTGGCCGTACCTGCTGCTCGGCGCGCTCCTGTACCACCTGTCGTTCACGCTCGACTGCATGGACGGCAAGATCGCCCGGTTGAAGGGCACCGGTTCGGTCTTCGGCGCCTGGCTCGACTACATCTTCGACCGCGTCCGGGTGCTGGCCTGCGCCATCGCGCTGATGGGCGGGCAGTACGCCGCCACCGGCAACGTGGCCTACGTCTGGACCGCCGTGGCCGTGGTGTTCCTGGACATGCTGCGCTACATGGACGCGCTGGAGATCTACAAGGTCCGGTCGCAGATGCGCAACAAGCTGAACGCGCTGCGGACGGAGGCGCACGACCTGGAGCTGGCGGTCCGGCAGGCCAGCGGCACGGCGGCCGGCGGCGCCGGCGTCACCGAGGACCTGCGCACGGCCGAGGGCGCGCTGCGTCCCGACCCCGAGGCCGACATGGAGGACCAGGTGGTCGGCGACCACCCCAACATCGCGCTGCAGGCCGAGTTCAACAAGCGCTTCCCGTGGTACGCCCGGATCCGCAACGCCCTGAAGCGCGGCCGGATCCGCCCGCACCTGATCAGCGGCATCGAGTTCCAGATGGGCGTGTTCATCGTGGCGCCGGTGGCCGCCGCCGCGATCAAGGGCGCGATCATCCCGGTGACCGTGCTGTCGGCCGCCGGGATGCTGGCCTTCGAGCTCGTGATCATTTACAAGTTCTGGCTGTCCAGCCGCGACTACAGCCGCAGCGTGGTCAAGCTGGAGACGCGGATCTCCGGCTACCGCGAGCAGCTGCCGGCCGAGCTGCGTGAGGCCGCCGTCGGCGGTCACTGA
- a CDS encoding bifunctional glycosyltransferase/CDP-glycerol:glycerophosphate glycerophosphotransferase: MSPLLSVVVPFYNVETYLEACLESLQQQTLRDIEVIMVDDGSPDGSTAIAKEFAGKDERFRLVQQENQGLGPARNTGARQATGTFLAFLDSDDILPRYSYELMVGSLKETGSDLACGGVRRLTSAGPRNSPMHTEIFRVTEKGTHITRRPDLLGDRTAWNKVFRKDFFDKHGFAFPAGLYEDAPVTIPAHYLASAVDVLSDVVYYWREREGESQSITQRRTEPGNLEDRVRTTQAVTAFLRDRSRELWRAQLASVISGELPLYIDVAGEGGPEYRNRLRALVGEVLSEADDTMTRELTALKRLKYHFIRNDMIEELLELINFQQARIFTADVSLKDGRWYAHYPYFGDTARAVPDELYDVTDELRQKLQGRADSARWEDGRLRVSGHAYIARIPMTDPAADPQACALRVWLQHTRNGTVVELPVKRVHRPDVSADAKRAAADYDWAGFEVEIDPADLKVGRYRFMRASKYRMLRALRSASWELHAEVTAPGGLKVAGPLGGPRRSDVRWANAWEAGSDVWIRPVTTAADRFAVQVKQLNAHVTEAVAEGGELVLRGRVSDGGATSAEIVLARRQGMAEARLAATLEGNGRFTARIPVDVLVSHATDNAATLHTWVTEGLDWDASLRIPGQAKPVRLTIRDDVEVRHSLGSDEIVVTRTKFGNLRIIERPRRPAVTRAEWTRDGRLVLTGELAGRAPAAPDGSGEPGGSGFPGHFKVKLRNGGDTYSFPVTWNGGTFTAELAPARLPRFGEELPLATGQWGFFAPMHEGDVAVAVSRTSVADLPAPQVVGLHEFRLSTFQADSLRLESRPAQDDEERGVFGLKRIALSEYPGFLTAPVREMAMFESFRGRQYSDSPRAIYEELARRRPELEFVWVTKDGQFQPPPGVRQVLYGSREHFRTLAQARFLVGNDPMPEWMRKRDGQFYVQTWHGTPLKRIGYDIERPRFKNAQDYMRRFSADVAQWNVLVSPNPFSTPIMQRAFRYEGEILESGYPRNDVLVRGDAARAARVRSLLGVPEGRRVVLYAPTWRDDQAKAGGYQMELQLDIGAARAALGDDHVLLVRGHFNLGGGVEGTDGRFAIDVSRYPDIADLYLIADVLITDYSSVMFDFAVTGRPQLFFTYDLERYRDQLRGFYFDFEIEAPGPLCRTSAELIEAIADAEPIAAAYADRYQAFRAKFCAWDDGIAAARVVDRMLREP, from the coding sequence GTGTCACCGCTCCTCAGCGTCGTCGTTCCCTTCTACAACGTCGAGACGTACCTGGAAGCCTGCCTGGAGTCGCTGCAGCAACAGACGCTGCGCGACATCGAGGTGATCATGGTGGACGACGGCTCGCCGGACGGGAGCACGGCGATCGCCAAGGAGTTCGCCGGGAAGGACGAGCGGTTCCGCCTCGTCCAGCAGGAGAACCAGGGCCTCGGCCCCGCCCGTAACACGGGGGCGCGGCAGGCCACCGGCACCTTCCTGGCGTTCCTGGACTCCGACGACATCCTGCCCCGCTACAGCTACGAGCTGATGGTGGGATCGCTGAAGGAGACCGGGTCGGATCTGGCCTGCGGCGGCGTGCGCAGGCTCACCTCGGCCGGCCCGCGCAACTCCCCCATGCACACCGAGATCTTCCGGGTCACCGAGAAGGGCACCCACATCACCCGGCGGCCGGACCTGCTGGGCGACCGCACCGCCTGGAACAAGGTCTTCCGCAAGGACTTCTTCGACAAGCACGGCTTCGCGTTCCCGGCCGGCCTGTACGAGGACGCGCCGGTGACGATCCCGGCGCACTACCTGGCGTCCGCCGTGGACGTGCTCAGCGACGTCGTCTACTACTGGCGCGAGCGCGAGGGCGAGTCCCAGTCGATCACGCAGCGCCGTACCGAGCCGGGCAACCTGGAGGACCGGGTCCGCACCACCCAGGCCGTCACCGCGTTCCTGCGCGACCGGTCCCGGGAGCTGTGGCGGGCCCAGCTGGCCTCGGTGATCTCCGGCGAGCTGCCGCTCTACATCGACGTGGCCGGCGAGGGCGGCCCCGAGTACCGGAACCGGCTGCGCGCCCTGGTCGGCGAGGTGCTGTCCGAGGCCGACGACACGATGACGCGGGAGCTGACCGCGCTCAAGCGGCTGAAGTACCACTTCATCCGGAACGACATGATCGAGGAGCTGCTGGAGCTCATCAACTTCCAGCAGGCCCGCATCTTCACCGCCGACGTCTCCCTCAAGGACGGGCGCTGGTACGCCCACTACCCGTACTTCGGCGACACCGCCCGCGCGGTGCCCGACGAGCTGTACGACGTCACCGACGAGCTGAGGCAGAAGCTGCAGGGCCGGGCCGACTCCGCGCGCTGGGAGGACGGCCGGCTGCGCGTGTCCGGGCACGCCTACATCGCCCGGATCCCGATGACCGACCCCGCCGCCGACCCGCAGGCGTGCGCGCTGCGGGTCTGGCTCCAGCACACCCGCAACGGCACGGTCGTCGAGCTGCCCGTGAAGCGCGTGCACCGCCCGGACGTGTCCGCCGACGCCAAGCGCGCCGCCGCCGACTACGACTGGGCCGGGTTCGAGGTGGAGATCGACCCCGCGGACCTGAAGGTCGGCCGCTACCGCTTCATGCGCGCCAGCAAGTACCGGATGCTGCGGGCGTTGCGCTCGGCCAGCTGGGAGCTGCACGCCGAGGTCACCGCGCCCGGCGGGCTCAAGGTCGCCGGGCCCCTCGGCGGGCCCCGGCGCAGCGACGTGCGCTGGGCCAACGCCTGGGAGGCCGGCTCGGACGTGTGGATCCGGCCGGTGACGACGGCCGCCGACCGCTTCGCCGTCCAGGTCAAGCAGCTCAACGCGCACGTCACCGAGGCCGTGGCCGAGGGCGGCGAGCTGGTGCTGCGCGGCCGGGTGTCCGACGGCGGCGCCACCTCCGCCGAGATCGTCCTGGCCCGGCGGCAGGGCATGGCCGAGGCGCGGCTGGCGGCCACGCTCGAAGGGAACGGCCGCTTCACCGCCCGGATCCCGGTGGACGTGCTGGTCTCGCACGCCACCGACAACGCCGCCACCCTGCACACCTGGGTGACCGAGGGCCTGGACTGGGACGCCTCACTGCGGATTCCCGGGCAGGCCAAGCCGGTCCGGCTGACCATCCGCGACGACGTCGAGGTCCGGCACTCGCTGGGGTCGGACGAGATCGTGGTGACCCGGACCAAGTTCGGCAACCTGCGGATCATCGAGCGGCCCCGGCGCCCGGCGGTGACCCGGGCGGAGTGGACCCGGGACGGCCGGCTGGTGCTGACCGGCGAGCTGGCCGGCCGGGCCCCGGCCGCGCCGGACGGGTCCGGGGAGCCCGGCGGCTCCGGCTTCCCCGGCCACTTCAAGGTCAAGCTCCGCAACGGCGGCGACACCTACTCCTTCCCGGTGACCTGGAACGGCGGCACCTTCACCGCCGAGCTGGCCCCCGCCCGGCTGCCCCGCTTCGGCGAGGAGCTGCCGCTGGCCACCGGGCAGTGGGGCTTCTTCGCGCCGATGCACGAGGGCGACGTCGCGGTGGCGGTCTCCCGTACCTCGGTCGCGGACCTGCCGGCGCCGCAAGTGGTGGGCCTGCACGAGTTCCGGCTGTCGACGTTCCAGGCCGACTCGCTGCGCCTGGAGTCGCGTCCCGCCCAGGACGACGAGGAACGCGGCGTCTTCGGGCTCAAGCGGATCGCCCTGAGCGAGTACCCCGGCTTCCTCACCGCCCCGGTGCGCGAGATGGCGATGTTCGAGAGCTTCCGCGGGCGCCAGTACTCCGACAGCCCGCGGGCGATCTACGAGGAGCTGGCCCGGCGGCGGCCCGAGCTGGAGTTCGTCTGGGTCACCAAGGACGGGCAGTTCCAGCCGCCTCCCGGCGTGCGCCAGGTGCTGTACGGCAGCCGCGAGCACTTCCGGACGCTGGCGCAGGCCAGGTTCCTGGTCGGCAACGACCCGATGCCCGAGTGGATGCGCAAGCGGGACGGCCAGTTCTACGTGCAGACCTGGCACGGCACCCCGCTCAAGCGGATCGGGTACGACATCGAGCGGCCCCGGTTCAAGAACGCCCAGGACTACATGCGGCGGTTCAGCGCGGACGTGGCCCAATGGAACGTGCTGGTCTCCCCCAACCCGTTCAGCACCCCGATCATGCAGCGGGCGTTCCGGTACGAGGGTGAGATCCTGGAGTCCGGCTACCCGCGCAACGACGTGCTCGTCCGGGGCGACGCCGCCCGCGCCGCCCGGGTGCGGTCGCTGCTGGGCGTCCCGGAGGGCAGGCGGGTCGTGCTGTACGCCCCGACCTGGCGGGACGACCAGGCCAAGGCCGGCGGCTACCAGATGGAGCTGCAGCTCGACATCGGCGCGGCCCGCGCCGCCCTCGGCGACGATCACGTCCTGCTGGTCCGCGGCCACTTCAACCTCGGCGGTGGAGTGGAGGGCACCGACGGCAGGTTCGCGATCGACGTCAGCCGTTACCCCGACATCGCCGACCTCTACCTGATCGCCGACGTCCTGATCACCGATTACTCGTCGGTGATGTTCGACTTCGCGGTCACCGGCCGCCCCCAGTTGTTCTTCACCTACGACCTGGAGCGCTACCGCGACCAGCTGCGCGGTTTCTACTTCGACTTCGAGATCGAGGCGCCCGGCCCGCTGTGCCGGACGTCCGCCGAGCTGATCGAGGCCATCGCCGACGCCGAGCCGATCGCGGCCGCCTACGCCGACCGCTACCAGGCGTTCCGCGCGAAGTTCTGCGCCTGGGACGACGGCATAGCGGCGGCGCGGGTGGTGGACCGGATGCTCCGCGAACCGTGA
- a CDS encoding acyltransferase family protein: MTYRTPPSVVPEPGAEPDPAPGSGSAPDTAVRIPAPAPAPDGSAPAAPAAAPSGTPPAPRRRERDPFFDNAKFLAILLVVIGHSLAYRLNVPMAKGLYMFIYMFHMPMFIVVTGYFSRNWTFAGGKARKLITNVGVPYVVFEIAYSLYDWLVGRNELEVSLLDPYFLTWFLCALFFWRLSTPVWQQIRWPLAVALIFSLLSYMSDLGNTFNIHRVIGLLPFYVLGLLLKPEHFELLKRPAARVLGALTLMGGLGVAYLTMDRMNRSWIYWKDPHQELGVDNITGTLMRLGMFACATVLVAAFLAVVPGRKTWFTKLGTTTLYAYLLHGFVTRLLQFTDWWDAEWLNTVPGLITVIIGAALVGTFLCSKPVVLCMSWALEPKMKYAFTPLRRPGSKSAAGPGKDGARQPGSRRAGGSRRGGSRRAGTEPAEGSQAAGVPAAEKADGADGAAKTGSSGSSGSTESTGHTESTGNTGSAGTTASTENTENAAPAPAGRSQGT; the protein is encoded by the coding sequence ATGACGTACCGCACCCCGCCTTCCGTCGTTCCCGAGCCCGGCGCGGAGCCCGACCCCGCTCCGGGCTCCGGCTCCGCTCCGGACACCGCCGTCCGGATCCCGGCGCCCGCCCCGGCGCCCGATGGATCCGCGCCCGCGGCCCCGGCGGCGGCCCCGTCCGGGACTCCGCCCGCGCCCCGGCGCAGGGAACGCGACCCGTTCTTCGACAACGCCAAGTTCCTGGCGATCCTGCTCGTGGTGATCGGGCACTCGCTGGCCTACCGGCTCAACGTGCCGATGGCCAAGGGCCTGTACATGTTCATCTACATGTTCCACATGCCGATGTTCATCGTGGTCACCGGCTACTTCTCGCGGAACTGGACGTTCGCCGGGGGCAAGGCGCGCAAGCTCATCACCAACGTCGGCGTGCCGTACGTGGTCTTCGAGATCGCCTACTCGCTGTACGACTGGCTGGTCGGGCGGAACGAGCTGGAGGTCAGCCTCCTCGATCCGTACTTCCTCACCTGGTTCCTGTGCGCGCTGTTCTTCTGGCGGCTGTCCACCCCGGTCTGGCAGCAGATCCGCTGGCCGCTCGCGGTGGCGCTGATCTTCTCGCTGCTGTCGTACATGAGCGACCTGGGCAACACGTTCAACATCCACCGGGTCATCGGGCTGCTCCCGTTCTACGTGCTCGGCCTGCTGCTCAAGCCGGAGCACTTCGAGCTGCTCAAGCGCCCGGCCGCCCGCGTGCTGGGCGCCCTCACGCTGATGGGCGGCCTCGGCGTGGCCTACCTGACCATGGACCGCATGAACCGGTCCTGGATCTACTGGAAGGACCCGCACCAGGAGCTGGGCGTCGACAACATCACGGGCACCCTGATGCGCCTGGGCATGTTCGCCTGCGCCACCGTCCTGGTGGCCGCGTTCCTCGCGGTGGTCCCCGGGCGCAAGACGTGGTTCACCAAGCTCGGCACGACCACGCTCTACGCCTACCTCCTGCACGGCTTCGTCACCCGGCTGCTGCAGTTCACCGACTGGTGGGACGCCGAGTGGCTGAACACGGTCCCCGGCCTGATCACGGTGATCATCGGTGCCGCGCTCGTCGGCACGTTCCTGTGCTCCAAGCCGGTCGTCCTCTGCATGAGCTGGGCGCTGGAGCCCAAGATGAAGTACGCCTTCACCCCGCTGCGCCGGCCCGGATCCAAGAGTGCGGCGGGCCCGGGCAAGGACGGTGCCAGGCAGCCGGGCTCCAGGCGTGCGGGCGGTTCCCGGCGCGGCGGTTCGCGGCGCGCGGGCACGGAGCCGGCGGAGGGTTCGCAGGCCGCGGGGGTCCCGGCCGCCGAGAAGGCGGACGGCGCCGACGGCGCGGCGAAGACCGGGAGCTCCGGGAGCTCCGGGAGCACTGAGAGCACCGGACACACCGAGAGCACTGGGAACACCGGGAGCGCTGGGACCACCGCGAGCACTGAGAACACCGAGAACGCGGCGCCCGCGCCGGCCGGCAGGTCCCAAGGGACATAG
- a CDS encoding LCP family protein codes for MNSNPMYMEYVDDADPEPSARRRGWRVLGWVSIGLSVVMVAGSLTAYGVYRKAMGNISHEDANALLGPNRPKKLNSAMNILLLGSDTRAGAGNAKYGRSMTKEPPRSDTMILLHLSPGGGQAIGISFPRDLMIPIPSCKLKNGRSTAAQSVGQINSSFTLGGASCVIKTIEGFTNIKIDHFMQVDFNGFKAITEAVGGVPVCLPKSVNDPQSKLRLSKGRHVIKGETALAYVRNRKGLGNGSDTDRIKRQQKFMGALANQAMSAGVLSNPSKLLSLMNATTKSLTTDDELTPQVMMRIAQGMQGMTSGKLRFVTVPWGAYAPDPNRVALRQPAADQFFSSIRNDRAVPTEPKPTAGTAPKIPPSQVRVRVYNASGISGQAKRVADDLEQQGFHVTVGGNMSTTQTSRVMYGAGAEQHAQTLNALVPNAPQPAARTGGTPGVVDLVLGSNWTSLKNSKSGGIPTQEGEIKATDDICKE; via the coding sequence ATGAACAGCAACCCGATGTACATGGAGTACGTCGACGACGCCGACCCCGAGCCGTCGGCGCGTCGGCGCGGCTGGCGCGTCCTCGGCTGGGTGTCGATCGGCCTGTCCGTGGTGATGGTGGCCGGATCGCTCACGGCCTACGGCGTCTACCGCAAGGCGATGGGCAACATCTCGCACGAGGACGCCAACGCCCTGCTCGGCCCCAACCGTCCGAAGAAGCTCAACAGCGCGATGAACATCCTGCTGCTGGGGTCGGACACCCGGGCGGGCGCCGGCAACGCCAAGTACGGCCGGAGCATGACCAAGGAGCCGCCGCGCTCCGACACGATGATCCTGCTGCACCTGTCGCCGGGCGGCGGGCAGGCGATCGGCATCAGCTTCCCGCGTGACCTGATGATCCCGATCCCCTCCTGCAAGCTGAAGAACGGGCGGAGCACCGCGGCGCAGTCGGTGGGGCAGATCAACTCCTCGTTCACCCTCGGCGGCGCCTCGTGCGTCATCAAGACGATCGAGGGCTTCACCAACATCAAGATCGACCACTTCATGCAGGTCGACTTCAACGGGTTCAAGGCGATCACCGAGGCGGTCGGCGGCGTCCCCGTCTGCCTGCCCAAGTCCGTCAACGACCCGCAGTCCAAGCTGCGGCTGTCCAAGGGCCGGCACGTCATCAAGGGCGAGACCGCCCTGGCCTACGTCCGCAACCGCAAGGGCCTGGGCAACGGGTCCGACACCGACCGCATCAAGCGGCAGCAGAAGTTCATGGGCGCGCTGGCCAACCAGGCGATGAGCGCGGGCGTGCTGAGCAACCCCAGCAAGCTGCTGAGCCTGATGAACGCGACCACCAAGTCGCTCACCACCGACGACGAGCTGACCCCGCAGGTCATGATGAGGATCGCCCAGGGCATGCAGGGCATGACCTCGGGCAAGCTGCGCTTCGTCACCGTGCCGTGGGGGGCCTACGCGCCCGACCCCAACCGGGTGGCGCTCCGGCAGCCGGCCGCCGACCAGTTCTTCAGCTCGATCCGCAACGACAGGGCCGTGCCGACCGAGCCCAAGCCGACCGCCGGCACGGCGCCCAAGATCCCGCCGAGCCAGGTCCGGGTCCGCGTCTACAACGCCAGCGGCATCAGCGGCCAGGCCAAGCGGGTCGCCGACGACCTGGAGCAGCAGGGCTTCCACGTGACGGTCGGCGGCAACATGAGCACCACCCAGACCAGCCGGGTGATGTACGGGGCGGGCGCCGAGCAGCACGCCCAGACCCTCAACGCCCTGGTCCCCAACGCCCCGCAGCCCGCCGCCCGCACCGGCGGCACGCCCGGCGTCGTCGACCTCGTCCTCGGGTCCAACTGGACCTCGCTGAAGAACTCCAAGTCCGGTGGCATCCCGACGCAGGAGGGCGAGATCAAGGCGACCGACGACATCTGCAAGGAATGA